Proteins from one Ricinus communis isolate WT05 ecotype wild-type chromosome 9, ASM1957865v1, whole genome shotgun sequence genomic window:
- the LOC107262331 gene encoding uncharacterized protein LOC107262331 yields MAREELVRMLQIITQKLENMEKFQEENEEYKKRQEVRMNAIAGMALQATRKLSFLENNDNSETYGPRQNDDDRGLKIDLPDFDCGHDSESFLDWVRQIEIMFEYKGYDDRRRFKLAILKLKSLAALWYENLKSQRRREGKEKLDSWERLKKKMKEKWGHIASECPSKNVLTATQCALMDEEEKLYHFIADEDECDKFDNEYDEDIPPKSESNMIGVVRRILYSEPKSDLRKRNNMFHTRCKVGEKTCNVIVDGGAQTDVISSKAVSKLKLQTRDHNEPYKLNWLSDGTEVRFNKQALVAYSIGGFEDERWCDILPMDACHLLLGRPWQFNHDTEHKGKSNVYIVTIKEGRKVRLLPLPPKVAKKEKEKSNFLITCNEFEKIVEEIGGGYALVVWAKEKKGTYCDNSSSLNELLEEYKDVISDNLPKGLLPLRGIEHAIDLIPGASLPNKAAYRCNPKESEELQRLRGQKLYEKLEKYTFMTSSVVFLGYIITGEGVHVDLEKVKAVQSWLAPKNVHEVFEVECDASGIGISAVLIQERKPLSYFSEKLNGDKLNYSTYDREFYAVVRALNHWSHYLRPKSFVLHSDHEALKFIHGQQKLNKGHAKWVEFLQTFTFSSKYKDGKSNVVADALSRRSYLLSMVDDKILGFEQLKEYYKNDPDFSSEMENPTSQFVRQEGFLFKVERCATCQKAKGHFKRGLYTPLLIPDRPWDSVSMDFIVGLPRTQRGRDSIMVVVDRFSKMAHFVACNKIDDAVRVAELYFKEIVKLHSLKYSLR; encoded by the exons ATGGCCAGGGAGGAACTTGTTAGAATGTTACAGATCATCACACAAAAACTTGAGAATATGGAGAAATTTCAAGAGGAGAATGAGGAGTATAAAAAAAGGCAAGAGGTGAGGATGAATGCCATAGCTGGTATGGCTTTACAAGCAACTAGAAAACTGAGTTTCCttgaaaataatgataatagtGAAACTTATGGCCCTAGGCAGAATGATGATGATAGAGGCCTTAAGATTGATCTACCCGATTTTGATTGTGGTCATGATAGTGAGTCTTTCCTTGATTGGGTAAGGCAAATTGAAATCATGTTTGAGTATAAAGGCTATGATGATAGGAGGAGGTTTAAACTGGCCATTTTAAAACTCAAAAGTCTTGCTGCCCTATGGTATGAAAATCTTAAGTCACAAAGAAGAAGGGAAGGGAAAGAGAAACTTGATTCGTGGGAGagactaaagaaaaaaatgaaagagaaatgG GGGCATATTGCATCCGAATGCCCTAGCAAAAATGTCTTGACCGCAACTCAATGTGCTCTAATGGATGAGGAAGAGAAACTCTATCATTTCATTGCGGATGAGGATGAATGTGATAAGTTCGACAATGAGTATGATGAGGATATACCACCTAAAAGTGAGAGCAATATGATTGGAGTTGTGAGGAGAATCTTGTATAGTGAGCCTAAGAGTGACttaaggaaaagaaacaatATGTTTCATACTAGATGTAAGGTTGGAGAAAAGACTTGTAATGTTATAGTTGATGGTGGTGCCCAAACAGATGTGATCTCATCCAAAGCTGTGAGTAAGTTGAAGCTTCAAACCAGGGATCATAATGAGCCATATAAGCTTAATTGGTTGAGTGATGGAACTGAGGTTCGATTCAATAAGCAAGCCTTGGTTGCCTACTCCATAGGCGGGTTTGAAGATGAAAGATGGTGTGATATTCTTCCAATGGATGCGTGTCACTTACTTCTTGGGAGACCTTGGCAGTTTAACCATGATACGGAGCACAAAGGTAAATCAAATGTATATATTGTAACTATCAAAGAAGGCAGAAAAGTTAGATTGTTGCCTTTACCTCCCAAAGTtgctaagaaagaaaaagagaaaagcaaCTTTCTTATAACttgtaatgaatttgaaaaaatagtgGAAGAAATAGGGGGTGGGTATGCTTTAGTTGTATgggccaaagaaaaaaagggtaCTTATTGTGATAACTCATCATCCCTTAATGAGTTATTAGAAGAGTACAAAGATGTTATTTCGGATAACTTACCAAAAGGCCTTCTGCCACTTAGAGGCATTGAGCATGCCATCGATTTGATTCCTGGGGCATCCTTACCTAACAAGGCAGCCTATAGATGCAATCCGAAAGAAAGTGAGGAACTTCAAAG GTTGAGAGGGCAGAAGTTGTAtgaaaaactagaaaaatatACTTTCATGACTTCTAGTGTTGTATTCCTAGGATATATTATAACAGGAGAGGGGGTGCATGTAGATCTCGAGAAGGTCAAGGCAGTACAATCTTGGTTGGCTCCGAAGAATGTGCACGAG GTGTTTGAGGTGGAATGTGATGCAAGCGGGATTGGGATTAGTGCAGTATTGatccaagaaagaaaaccaCTGAGCTATTTTAGCGAGAAACTCAATGGGGATAAATTGAACTACTCAACCTATGATAGAGAGTTTTATGCGGTGGTTAGAGCCCTTAATCATTGGTCTCACTACCTTAGACCAAAATCATTTGTTCTTCATTCTGATCATGAGGCCTTAAAGTTCATCCATGGGCAACAAAAACTCAACAAGGGGCATGCAAAGTGGGTAGAATTCCTTCAAACCTTCACTTTTAGCTCCAAGTACAAAGATGGGAAAAGCAACGTAGTGGCCGATGCTTTATCAAGAAGAAGCTACTTACTTTCCATGGTTGATGACAAAATCTTAGGTTTTGAACAACTCAAGGAGTACTACAAAAATGATCCTGATTTTTCAAGTGAGATGGAGAATCCTACTAGTCAGTTTGTACGTCAAGAAGGATTCCTCTTCAAAG TGGAGAGATGTGCTACTTGCCAAAAGGCTAAGGGACACTTCAAAAGGGGTCTCTACACACCACTGCTGATTCCGGATAGACCATGGGATAGTGTAAGCATGGACTTTATTGTAGGCTTGCCAAGAACACAAAGAGGAAGGGATAGCATCATGGTAGTAGTAGATAGATTCTCTAAAATGGCACACTTTGTAGCTTGTAATAAAATAGATGATGCAGTAAGAGTAGCCGAGCTGTACTTCAAGGAAATTGTCAAGCTGCATTCCTTAAAGTATAGTCTCCGATAG